Proteins co-encoded in one Flavivirga eckloniae genomic window:
- the porW gene encoding type IX secretion system periplasmic lipoprotein PorW/SprE codes for MKRPSKAILIILSFTLLVASCSRKKDKFINRNVHAVTTEFNTLYNGYIALEEGRQSLIDGYTDDYWDVLPIERMQIFDEVVLPGQSKNESFTKAEEKAVKAIQKHSMNIDGKEKNPQMDEAYLLLGKSRYFDQRFIPALEAFNYILYKYPASDKINQAKVWREKTNIRLDNDDLAIVNLKRLLFQEDLEGQDLADATSMLAQAFLNTKYIDSAITQLEIASNATKSNDERGRYRFIQGQLYNKLGKKDSANMVFDKVIELNRKTPRIYMISAHIEKIKNFDYENGNKLEITELLTELEENRENRPFLDKIYHQIASYNLNNGSDTLATIYYNKSLRTNSRDKKLKARNYEILGNMNFDKSLYKDAGAYYDSTMANLVLNSKPYRVIKRKRDNLEDVIHYEGIAKVNDSVLRLVNLSEADRVSYFESLIEKLKIKAEEEEEKRKREEAAKRNSGLATVNNQIGSKKSQGGVNQEAIFYFYNPTTVAFGKNEFVKVWGDRVLEDDWRWSSKVNSGVIGSDVNDNPLVTASEEELYDPQFYISKIPTEAKEIDSISKERNYAYYQLGLIYKEKFREYELAKSKFQDLLKSNPEERFILPSKYNLYKIYEALGESDEATIAKNEIIDKYPNSRYATILSNPEQASDRDENSPESLYEALYVKHENQEYAEVISKCEEYINLFDGDAIVPKFELLKATAIGRLHGYEAYSKAINYVGVTYANTEEGIQAQNIEANILSKLTNKDFILDEDITTDYKIFYKFENPDMEELQGFKKTLDEVLENIKYYDLKSSIDVYNSNTVLVVVHDLKNAEVAKAFDQLIEEEDEQKIKEPYFAIASANYQIVQIHKNLDAYLNKDNH; via the coding sequence TTGAAAAGACCTTCTAAAGCGATATTAATAATTCTAAGTTTTACTTTATTGGTTGCAAGTTGCTCCAGAAAAAAGGACAAATTTATCAACCGAAACGTTCATGCCGTTACGACAGAGTTTAATACGCTTTATAATGGCTATATTGCTTTAGAGGAAGGAAGGCAAAGTCTTATAGATGGATATACCGATGATTACTGGGATGTCTTACCTATAGAGCGCATGCAAATATTCGATGAGGTTGTGCTTCCGGGTCAGTCTAAAAACGAAAGTTTCACTAAAGCAGAAGAGAAAGCTGTAAAAGCGATTCAGAAGCATAGTATGAATATTGATGGGAAAGAAAAAAACCCACAAATGGATGAAGCTTACCTGTTATTAGGAAAATCCAGATATTTCGATCAGCGTTTTATACCAGCCTTAGAAGCGTTCAATTATATTCTTTACAAATATCCAGCAAGCGATAAGATAAATCAAGCAAAAGTTTGGCGTGAGAAAACCAACATTCGTTTAGATAATGACGATCTGGCTATTGTAAATCTAAAACGTCTTTTATTCCAAGAGGACTTAGAGGGACAAGATTTGGCAGATGCTACATCTATGTTGGCTCAAGCATTTTTAAACACAAAATATATTGATAGCGCGATAACGCAATTGGAAATAGCATCTAATGCTACTAAAAGTAATGATGAACGCGGACGTTACCGTTTTATACAAGGACAATTATATAATAAATTAGGTAAAAAAGATAGTGCTAACATGGTATTCGATAAGGTTATTGAACTTAACCGAAAAACACCTAGGATTTATATGATAAGTGCTCATATTGAAAAAATTAAAAATTTCGATTACGAGAATGGTAACAAATTAGAGATTACAGAATTACTGACCGAACTTGAGGAAAATAGAGAAAACAGGCCTTTTTTAGATAAAATTTATCACCAAATAGCATCTTACAATTTAAACAATGGTTCAGATACTCTGGCAACCATTTATTACAACAAATCGTTACGCACGAATTCTAGAGATAAAAAGCTAAAAGCAAGGAATTACGAAATTCTTGGAAATATGAATTTTGATAAGTCCCTTTATAAAGACGCAGGAGCTTATTACGATAGTACCATGGCAAATCTGGTATTAAACTCGAAGCCATACCGTGTTATTAAACGCAAACGTGATAACCTTGAAGATGTTATTCATTACGAAGGCATAGCAAAAGTTAACGATAGTGTTTTAAGACTTGTAAATTTATCAGAAGCAGATAGAGTGTCGTATTTTGAGTCACTCATCGAGAAGCTAAAAATTAAAGCCGAAGAAGAAGAGGAAAAAAGGAAACGAGAAGAAGCGGCAAAACGTAATTCAGGATTAGCAACAGTCAATAACCAAATAGGAAGTAAAAAATCTCAAGGAGGTGTAAATCAAGAAGCCATATTTTATTTTTATAACCCCACCACCGTAGCATTTGGCAAAAACGAATTTGTAAAAGTTTGGGGCGATAGAGTGTTAGAAGATGATTGGAGATGGTCTAGTAAAGTAAATTCCGGAGTAATTGGCAGCGATGTAAATGATAACCCTTTGGTTACAGCCTCTGAAGAGGAATTATATGATCCTCAATTTTACATATCAAAAATCCCTACAGAAGCAAAAGAAATAGATAGTATCTCTAAAGAGCGTAACTATGCATATTATCAGTTAGGCTTGATTTATAAAGAAAAGTTTAGAGAATACGAATTAGCTAAAAGCAAATTTCAAGACCTGCTTAAAAGCAATCCCGAAGAGCGATTTATATTACCGTCTAAATACAATCTGTACAAGATTTATGAAGCCTTGGGCGAAAGCGATGAGGCAACAATAGCTAAGAATGAGATTATTGACAAATATCCTAATTCCAGATATGCGACTATTTTAAGTAATCCAGAGCAGGCATCAGATCGAGATGAAAATAGCCCGGAAAGTTTATACGAAGCGCTTTATGTAAAACATGAAAATCAGGAATATGCAGAGGTGATTTCTAAATGCGAAGAGTATATAAACCTTTTCGATGGTGATGCTATTGTGCCAAAATTTGAATTGTTAAAAGCTACGGCCATAGGAAGGTTGCATGGTTACGAAGCTTATAGTAAGGCTATTAATTACGTAGGTGTTACCTATGCTAATACAGAAGAAGGTATACAGGCGCAAAATATTGAAGCCAATATTTTATCTAAACTTACAAATAAGGATTTTATATTGGACGAAGATATAACTACCGATTATAAAATCTTTTATAAGTTTGAAAATCCAGATATGGAAGAGTTACAAGGCTTTAAAAAGACTTTAGATGAAGTTTTGGAAAATATAAAATATTATGACCTAAAATCTTCAATCGATGTGTACAACTCAAATACAGTTTTGGTGGTTGTACACGATTTAAAAAATGCTGAAGTAGCAAAAGCATTCGATCAGTTAATTGAAGAAGAAGATGAACAAAAAATAAAAGAACCATATTTTGCAATAGCATCTGCAAACTATCAAATTGTTCAGATTCATAAAAACCTTGATGCGTATTTGAATAAAGACAACCATTAA
- a CDS encoding ABC transporter ATP-binding protein, producing the protein MITTSNLSKKYSGNEVLNIESLDIPKGQSFGLVGNNGAGKTTYFSLLLDLIKPSTGFIKSHDIQVNESEDWKPFTSAFIDESFLIGYLTAEEYFYFIGELRGQNKADVDKLVAQFEDFFHGEILGQKKYLRDLSKGNQKKAGIVAALIGNPEVVVLDEPFANLDPTTQIRLKGIIKNLAEKQGTTVLISSHDLMHITDVCERIVVLEKGEVVKDIKTSEATLKELEEHFAS; encoded by the coding sequence ATGATAACAACTTCAAATTTATCGAAGAAATATAGTGGAAATGAGGTTTTAAATATAGAATCGTTAGACATTCCAAAAGGACAAAGTTTTGGTTTAGTTGGAAACAATGGAGCAGGGAAAACGACTTATTTTAGCTTGCTTTTGGATTTAATAAAACCATCTACAGGATTTATAAAGAGTCATGATATACAGGTAAACGAAAGTGAAGATTGGAAACCGTTTACTTCGGCCTTTATAGATGAAAGCTTTTTAATAGGCTATTTAACGGCAGAAGAATACTTTTACTTCATAGGAGAATTGCGAGGGCAGAATAAAGCGGATGTTGATAAACTGGTAGCTCAATTTGAAGACTTTTTCCATGGTGAAATACTTGGTCAAAAAAAGTATTTACGTGATTTAAGTAAAGGAAATCAGAAAAAAGCAGGTATAGTAGCTGCATTAATAGGAAACCCCGAAGTTGTTGTTTTAGATGAGCCTTTTGCTAATTTAGATCCTACTACTCAAATTCGACTTAAAGGTATTATTAAGAATTTAGCCGAAAAACAAGGTACTACCGTTTTAATTTCTAGTCATGATTTAATGCATATAACAGATGTTTGTGAACGTATTGTGGTTCTTGAAAAAGGTGAAGTTGTAAAAGATATAAAAACCAGTGAAGCCACTTTAAAAGAGTTGGAAGAGCATTTTGCTTCTTAG
- a CDS encoding DUF5687 family protein produces the protein MIKNFLKLEWKSFLRSASFGKSVAAKILMGFFALYFIVMSLGMGLLMYHGLKKTFPDQDPLVIVNNNLFYWIIADLMFRFFFQKLPVISVKPLLTLPIKRNKIVNYVLGKSVVSFFNYLPLFAIIPFGTTLIVNGYPLNSVLIWMLALTLVSLCVNFLNFIIESFSAEKELSFLPIIALTGGLFVLNYFNVVSFTEIVAYGFNAVYETPVLIGILILVLICLYLFNFKILKQTLFLDSGLKKEVKEVNTSNLEWTNNFGSIAPFMQLDLKLLWRNKRTKSSIWILLIGLFYGLIIYPQPMYQDKPWFFAFVGVFVTGIFLINFGQFIPAWDSGYYKLLMSQNIKYEQYLKSKFTLMAFSVIILFVLSIPYVYFGWKILLAHFAAAIYNVGVNTHVILYGGSFNRKKINLDQKAAFNYQGTGAVQWLIGIPLFLIPMIIFALFNFLVSFEVACLVLATLGVIGVVFHQKLMKAITKKYMESKYKMINAFDQNN, from the coding sequence ATGATAAAAAACTTTTTAAAGTTAGAGTGGAAGTCTTTTTTAAGATCTGCCAGCTTTGGTAAAAGTGTGGCTGCAAAAATATTAATGGGTTTTTTCGCTCTGTACTTTATAGTTATGTCTTTAGGTATGGGGTTGCTCATGTATCATGGGCTTAAAAAAACATTTCCAGATCAAGACCCATTGGTTATTGTAAACAATAATCTTTTTTACTGGATTATAGCCGACTTAATGTTTAGGTTTTTCTTTCAAAAATTGCCAGTAATAAGTGTAAAGCCGTTACTTACATTACCAATAAAAAGGAACAAAATTGTTAATTATGTTTTAGGGAAATCGGTAGTGTCTTTTTTTAATTACTTGCCCCTTTTCGCTATTATACCATTTGGAACAACTTTAATTGTAAACGGTTATCCGCTAAATTCTGTATTGATCTGGATGTTAGCACTTACTTTAGTGTCGTTATGTGTTAATTTCTTGAACTTTATTATTGAGAGTTTTTCGGCAGAGAAAGAACTTTCTTTTTTACCAATAATAGCTTTAACCGGAGGGTTGTTTGTATTAAACTATTTTAATGTTGTTTCTTTTACCGAAATAGTTGCATATGGGTTTAATGCTGTTTACGAAACACCTGTTTTAATTGGTATTCTAATACTTGTCTTAATATGCTTATATCTCTTTAACTTTAAAATTTTAAAGCAAACACTATTTTTAGATAGTGGTTTAAAAAAGGAAGTGAAAGAAGTTAATACCTCTAATCTTGAATGGACAAATAACTTTGGGAGTATAGCTCCTTTTATGCAATTGGATTTAAAATTATTATGGCGAAATAAGCGTACTAAATCTTCTATTTGGATATTGTTAATAGGCCTGTTTTATGGCTTGATTATTTACCCACAACCTATGTATCAAGATAAGCCATGGTTTTTTGCTTTTGTTGGTGTTTTTGTAACGGGAATCTTCTTAATCAATTTCGGGCAATTTATCCCAGCCTGGGATAGTGGTTATTATAAACTGCTTATGAGTCAAAATATTAAATACGAGCAATACTTAAAATCGAAATTTACACTAATGGCTTTTAGCGTTATTATACTATTCGTATTAAGTATTCCGTATGTTTATTTTGGATGGAAAATATTATTAGCCCATTTTGCAGCAGCTATTTATAATGTAGGTGTTAATACCCATGTTATTCTATATGGGGGATCTTTTAATCGTAAAAAAATTAATCTGGATCAAAAAGCAGCTTTTAATTACCAAGGTACAGGTGCGGTACAATGGCTTATTGGGATTCCCTTATTTTTAATTCCTATGATAATATTTGCACTGTTTAATTTTCTGGTGAGTTTTGAAGTAGCTTGTTTAGTATTGGCAACACTTGGGGTTATAGGAGTTGTTTTTCATCAAAAGTTAATGAAAGCAATTACCAAAAAGTATATGGAATCGAAATACAAAATGATTAACGCTTTCGATCAAAACAATTAA
- a CDS encoding DUF2059 domain-containing protein — translation MKKILFVCMLILTVTVKAQDSNTEFKNVTVEFIKLTGAGAAFDSAIDLIGNSVSEANKEAYLKEAKGTLEGLYAKMAELYMAEFTLNEIKELVAFYNTDLGKKLAEKQLDLTQKAMSYGQTWGMKIQGIAQKYN, via the coding sequence ATGAAGAAAATCTTATTTGTGTGTATGCTTATATTAACAGTTACTGTTAAAGCTCAGGATAGTAATACGGAATTTAAAAATGTAACAGTTGAATTTATAAAACTTACAGGAGCAGGAGCTGCATTTGATAGTGCCATCGATTTAATTGGAAATAGTGTTTCAGAAGCCAACAAAGAAGCTTACTTGAAAGAAGCCAAAGGTACCTTAGAGGGCTTATACGCTAAAATGGCCGAGCTTTATATGGCAGAATTTACCCTAAATGAAATTAAAGAATTAGTTGCTTTTTATAACACAGACTTAGGAAAGAAATTGGCTGAAAAGCAATTGGACTTAACTCAAAAAGCAATGAGTTATGGGCAAACCTGGGGCATGAAAATACAGGGAATAGCCCAAAAGTATAATTAA